One genomic window of Hemitrygon akajei chromosome 1, sHemAka1.3, whole genome shotgun sequence includes the following:
- the crha gene encoding corticoliberin isoform X1 has protein sequence MKIPVWLCPAILLVGFVPDDECRALQNSVSAKLGPGQHSDFQHLVPLGGFRFDEEYLKPRVKAYDNPSHPGRKLIEIFPFDGASKMPLAQFQRIPPGTVGGSDDVYGRHQDSVDEAIERGKRRGIPLLSSSVPLHVLNKLLAIARVQQMAKQAEENKKVMDSVGK, from the coding sequence ATGAAGATCCCCGTGTGGCTTTGCCCTGCTATCCTCCTGGTGGGGTTCGTACCCGATGATGAGTGTCGAGCCTTACAGAACTCCGTATCAGCTAAACTCGGTCCCGGTCAGCATTCAGACTTCCAGCACTTAGTCCCACTAGGGGGATTTCGCTTCGACGAGGAATACCTTAAACCACGGGTCAAAGCGTACGATAATCCATCACATCCTGGTCGAAAGCTAATTGAAATCTTTCCTTTCGACGGAGCTTCCAAAATGCCACTGGCACAGTTCCAGCGCATCCCACCTGGTACAGTTGGAGGCTCGGATGACGTGTACGGCAGACACCAAGATTCAGTGGATGAGGCGATAGAGCGAGGAAAAAGACGGGGCATTCCTCTTCTTTCCTCTAGTGTACCTTTGCATGTTCTGAATAAACTGCTCGCGATAGCTAGGGTGCAGCAAATGGCCAAGCAAGCAGAGGAAAACAAGAAAGTAATGGATTCAGTCGGGAAATAG